The following coding sequences lie in one Frigoribacterium sp. SL97 genomic window:
- a CDS encoding flavin-containing monooxygenase: protein MSDATRASSVPGEGDDRPAGGDDRPAGGDDRPAGGGVEHVDLLVVGAGLSGVGVAAQLRRDFPGRSLAVVEARAAVGGTWDLFRYPGVRSDSDMFTLGYGFRPWRDARAIAPGEAIREYVRDTADETGAAGLIRFGHRVVAADWSSAEARWTVTIEVASAVAADASSAAGEEPSAGGAGAAPAARRVTITCSFLFVCSGYYRYDEGWSPAFPGQDSFAGRVVHPQHWPEDLDVSGKRVVVIGSGATAVTLVPALAESAEQVTMLQRSPTYVLSLPSRRKEPRAWRRLLPQAVDDRLIRWRSIGMALLSFQTSRRSPEKMKAFLRAQVARRLPDDFDVDRHFQPSYDPWDQRLCITPDGALFRALRSGSASIVTDDIDSFTAGGVRVAGRDGQRVHELPADVVVTATGLNLLLFGGMRLSVDGVEVDPATRLTYKGFMLSGVPNLAFAIGYTNASWTLKIDLVVHYVSRLLRHADRHGYRSAVPIAPERPGPTSPLIDLTSGYVSRGVHLMPRQGSRSPWRMHQNYPRDVWLMRHSTLTRDGMRFER, encoded by the coding sequence GTGAGCGACGCGACCCGCGCCTCCTCGGTCCCGGGCGAAGGCGACGACCGCCCCGCCGGTGGTGACGACCGCCCCGCCGGTGGTGACGACCGCCCCGCCGGGGGAGGCGTCGAGCACGTCGACCTGCTCGTCGTCGGCGCCGGCCTGTCCGGGGTCGGCGTGGCGGCCCAGCTCCGCCGGGACTTCCCCGGTCGCAGCCTGGCCGTCGTCGAGGCGCGTGCGGCGGTCGGTGGCACCTGGGACCTCTTCCGCTACCCGGGGGTCCGGTCGGACAGCGACATGTTCACCCTCGGCTACGGGTTCCGACCCTGGCGCGACGCGCGGGCGATCGCCCCGGGCGAGGCGATCAGGGAGTACGTCCGTGACACGGCCGACGAGACGGGCGCCGCCGGGCTGATCCGGTTCGGGCACCGCGTGGTCGCCGCCGACTGGTCTTCCGCCGAGGCCCGGTGGACCGTCACGATCGAGGTCGCGAGCGCGGTGGCAGCGGACGCGTCGTCCGCCGCCGGCGAGGAGCCGAGCGCAGGAGGCGCGGGTGCCGCCCCGGCGGCTCGTCGCGTCACGATCACGTGCTCGTTCTTGTTCGTCTGCTCGGGTTACTACCGCTACGACGAGGGCTGGTCGCCCGCGTTCCCGGGGCAGGACTCGTTCGCCGGACGCGTCGTGCACCCCCAGCACTGGCCGGAGGACCTCGACGTGAGCGGCAAGCGCGTCGTCGTGATCGGATCGGGGGCGACGGCGGTGACCCTGGTGCCCGCCCTCGCCGAGAGCGCCGAGCAGGTCACCATGCTGCAACGTTCGCCGACCTACGTGCTGTCCCTTCCCTCGCGCCGGAAGGAGCCCCGTGCGTGGCGTCGACTGCTGCCGCAGGCCGTCGACGACCGGCTGATCCGGTGGCGCAGCATCGGCATGGCGCTGCTCAGCTTCCAGACGAGCCGACGTTCGCCCGAGAAGATGAAGGCGTTCCTCCGGGCCCAGGTGGCCCGGCGCCTGCCGGACGACTTCGACGTCGACCGGCACTTCCAGCCGAGCTACGACCCGTGGGACCAGCGACTCTGCATCACCCCGGACGGCGCCCTGTTCCGGGCGTTGCGCTCGGGGTCGGCGTCGATCGTGACCGACGACATCGACTCGTTCACGGCCGGCGGCGTCCGGGTCGCGGGTCGCGACGGCCAGCGGGTGCACGAGCTGCCCGCGGACGTCGTCGTCACGGCGACCGGTCTCAACCTGTTGCTGTTCGGCGGCATGCGGTTGTCGGTCGACGGGGTGGAGGTCGACCCGGCGACCCGGCTGACCTACAAGGGGTTCATGCTCTCGGGGGTGCCGAACCTGGCGTTCGCCATCGGGTACACGAACGCGTCGTGGACGCTGAAGATCGACCTCGTCGTGCACTACGTCTCCCGGCTGCTGCGTCACGCCGATCGTCACGGGTACCGGTCGGCCGTGCCGATCGCGCCGGAGCGGCCGGGACCGACGAGCCCGCTGATCGACCTGACGAGCGGGTACGTGTCGCGCGGGGTGCACCTGATGCCCCGGCAGGGATCGCGGTCACCGTGGCGGATGCACCAGAACTACCCACGCGACGTCTGGTTGATGCGGCACAGCACCCTGACCCGGGACGGCATGCGGTTCGAGCGCTGA
- a CDS encoding RecQ family ATP-dependent DNA helicase, whose product MTPTSTATDIDAEALDLLRALTGRDDAVFHDGQLEAIRALVADRRRALVVQRTGWGKSAVYFIATLLLRRRGTGPTLLVSPLLALMRDQVAAAARAGVRAVAVNSANAHEWSDVQQQLVDDEIDVLLVSPERLNNPRFRDEQLPVLIARLGMLVVDEAHCISDWGHDFRPDYRRLADLIRTLPSGVPVLATTATANARVVADVAEQLAVGPGDEVLTIRGSLARASLRLGVLQLPTSRDRLGWLLSHLADLPGSGIIYTLTISAADDTARLLREAGHDVRSYSGRTDPEEREQLEQRLKGNDLKALVATSALGMGFDKPDLGFVIHLGAPSSPVAYYQQIGRAGRATDNADVLLLPGTEDAEIWQYFATASMPSEARAAAVLAELGETPLSTPALEARVDVKRTPLELMLKVLDVDGAVRRVQGGWVSTGQPWVYDAERYDRIAAARVAEQESMLAFERGQTCRMQMLQVDLDDPAAEPCGRCDVCAGTWYPTDIVGEAATSAASTLDRVGVEIDPRAQWPTGADRAGVAVKGKIPEGERVEPGRALARLTDLGWGNTLREVFAATAPDAPLSKHLLDRVVRVLKEWPWAERPVGVVAMPSTSRPQLVGSLAEAISTVGRLPLLGTLGSARPSAGRGQGGNSVYRLADVWQSFEVGPELAAALADVSGPVLLVDDLVDSRWTLTVAGRDLRRAGAPAVLPFALAVVG is encoded by the coding sequence TCGAGGCCATCCGGGCGCTCGTCGCCGATCGTCGCCGGGCCCTCGTCGTCCAGCGCACCGGCTGGGGCAAGTCGGCGGTGTACTTCATCGCCACCCTGCTGCTGCGTCGACGCGGCACCGGCCCGACGCTGCTCGTCTCCCCCCTGCTCGCCCTCATGCGCGACCAGGTCGCCGCCGCCGCCCGGGCCGGGGTCCGGGCCGTCGCGGTCAACTCGGCGAACGCCCACGAGTGGTCCGACGTCCAGCAGCAGCTCGTCGACGACGAGATCGACGTGCTGCTCGTCTCCCCCGAACGACTCAACAACCCGCGGTTCCGCGACGAGCAGCTGCCCGTGCTCATCGCCCGGCTCGGCATGCTCGTCGTCGACGAGGCGCACTGCATCTCCGACTGGGGCCACGACTTCCGGCCCGACTACCGTCGCCTCGCCGACCTCATCCGCACCCTGCCCTCGGGCGTGCCCGTCCTGGCCACGACGGCCACGGCCAACGCCCGCGTCGTGGCCGACGTCGCCGAGCAACTCGCCGTGGGGCCGGGCGACGAGGTGCTGACGATCCGGGGGTCGCTGGCGCGCGCCTCCTTGCGTCTCGGCGTGCTGCAGCTGCCGACCTCGCGCGACCGACTCGGCTGGCTGCTCAGCCACCTCGCCGACCTGCCCGGCAGCGGCATCATCTACACGCTCACGATCTCGGCGGCCGACGACACCGCCCGACTGCTGCGCGAGGCCGGGCACGACGTGCGGTCCTACTCGGGCCGCACCGACCCCGAAGAACGCGAACAGCTCGAACAGCGCCTCAAGGGCAACGACCTCAAGGCACTGGTCGCCACGAGCGCCCTCGGCATGGGCTTCGACAAACCCGACCTCGGCTTCGTCATCCACCTCGGCGCGCCGTCGTCGCCCGTCGCGTACTACCAGCAGATCGGCCGAGCGGGTCGCGCCACCGACAACGCCGACGTGCTGCTGCTGCCCGGCACCGAGGACGCCGAGATCTGGCAGTACTTCGCCACGGCCTCGATGCCCTCCGAGGCGCGGGCGGCGGCCGTGCTGGCCGAGCTGGGCGAGACGCCGCTGTCGACGCCCGCCCTCGAGGCGCGGGTCGACGTCAAGCGCACCCCGCTCGAACTGATGCTCAAGGTGCTCGACGTCGACGGTGCCGTCCGCCGGGTCCAGGGCGGCTGGGTGAGCACGGGCCAGCCCTGGGTCTACGACGCCGAACGCTACGACCGCATCGCCGCGGCCCGGGTCGCCGAACAAGAGTCCATGCTCGCGTTCGAGCGCGGCCAGACCTGCCGCATGCAGATGTTGCAGGTCGATCTCGACGATCCGGCCGCCGAGCCCTGCGGGCGGTGCGACGTCTGCGCGGGCACCTGGTACCCGACCGACATCGTCGGCGAGGCGGCGACCTCGGCCGCGAGCACCCTCGACCGGGTCGGCGTCGAGATCGACCCCCGGGCCCAGTGGCCCACGGGCGCCGACCGGGCCGGGGTCGCCGTCAAGGGCAAGATCCCCGAGGGCGAACGGGTCGAGCCGGGTCGGGCGCTCGCCCGACTGACCGACCTGGGGTGGGGCAACACCCTACGCGAGGTCTTCGCGGCGACCGCCCCCGACGCTCCCCTGTCGAAGCACCTGCTCGACCGGGTCGTGCGCGTCCTGAAGGAGTGGCCGTGGGCCGAACGCCCGGTGGGGGTCGTCGCGATGCCGTCGACGTCACGGCCGCAGCTCGTCGGGTCGCTGGCCGAGGCGATCAGCACCGTCGGGCGGTTGCCGCTGCTCGGCACGCTCGGCAGCGCCCGCCCCTCGGCCGGCCGCGGCCAGGGCGGCAACAGCGTCTACCGTCTGGCCGACGTCTGGCAGTCCTTCGAGGTCGGCCCCGAGTTGGCCGCGGCCCTCGCCGACGTGTCCGGGCCGGTGCTGCTCGTCGACGACCTGGTCGACAGCCGCTGGACGCTCACGGTGGCCGGACGCGACCTGCGCCGCGCCGGGGCCCCCGCCGTGCTGCCCTTCGCCCTCGCGGTGGTCGGCTGA